A genomic region of Cannabis sativa cultivar Pink pepper isolate KNU-18-1 chromosome 1, ASM2916894v1, whole genome shotgun sequence contains the following coding sequences:
- the LOC133034126 gene encoding uncharacterized protein LOC133034126, whose product MAQGSGLLPSGTVQGALGFYTLFRIDFIPINIIPLSSSLTWCSGFCYFAKKLSTEKDFFLLMANQEHSSIDDLVEETENFSLDDFAIKVVPDSATAQETAARTVVGRFVAKRCVPIGTLRRALSGMWRVSPGWRLQEPTPRTFICRLNSPKEAKFVLEHGPWNPCGGFLLVAALPEDGDWKSADLSSLDIWVKASGVPMPFMTEECVANMAKRMGSLLQANKVSLPLLAGVSLTDERKKRWWCHFKYERLPLFCFKCGVIGHEEEACSGRKRTVTVHDGRTIPLYGPWLREGSKLENGFALLEVDDIHDINRLEKEDPVGVGVGGGSASDVGTNVNPPEVANVSVGTTRVEREGMEGVVSQKSDQAFAVAYNDYVDVSKFPTPHVMHVANIFKEKLGSVRFGADREDGRVLAKLGGAHALSKPKLVGPKGVPRPPVFGRSFDKLSGSKRKHGTGKTTRKNEFVGESQGQTCILVVDKTGVPNVFGAASGVNQSENSVGGEEGEDSSKRHRIDMSTLRSIEGSFGSGNRGPEPLLVGDKIVVTDERRGRVTESAPARLVVSGGETESLMSDARIIEKEMSTNAGIGPLVRDFSLAEEAGLIMPPKSP is encoded by the exons ATGGCTCAGGGTAGTGGCCTGCTACCCTCAGGTACCGTTCAAGGTGCTTTAGGGTTTTATACCCTTTTCAGGATAGATTTTATCCCTATCAATATCATTCCTCTGTCGTCATCTTTAACTTGGTGCTCTGGTTTTTGCTATTTTGCTAAGAAACTGTCTACTGAGAAGGATTTTTTTCTACTAATGGCTAATCAAGAACATAGCTCGATTGATGATCTGGTGGAGGAGACTGAGAACTTCAGTCTTGATGACTTTGCGATCAAGGTGGTCCCTGATTCTGCTACGGCTCAGGAGACGGCAGCCCGAACGGTGGTGGGCCGATTTGTGGCTAAGCGGTGCGTTCCGATCGGAACGTTGAGGAGGGCGCTTTCGGGTATGTGGCGTGTTTCTCCTGGGTGGCGTCTGCAAGAACCAACCCCGAGAACATTCATATGTCGTTTGAACAGCCCCAAAGAAGCAAAGTTTGTGCTGGAACATGGTCCTTGGAATCCTTGTGGGGGCTTCCTGCTGGTGGCAGCTCTTCCTGAAGATGGTGACTGGAAATCCGCAGATTTGTCCTCGCTCGACATTTGGGTGAAAGCTTCGGGGGTCCCTATGCCATTTATGACAGAGGAGTGTGTGGCCAACATGGCTAAGCGGATGGGATCTCTGCTTCAGGCTAACAAGGTGAGCC TCCCCCTCTTGGCGGGAGTGTCTCTAACTGATGAGAGGAAGAAGAGATGGTGGTGCCACTTTAAGTATGAACGTCTTCCCCTGTTTTGTTTCAAATGTGGGGTGATTGGTCATGAGGAGGAAGCTTGTTCCGGTAGGAAGAGAACTGTTACGGTTCATGATGGTCGTACCATTCCTCTTTATGGCCCGTGGCTTAGGGAAGGTTCAAAACTGGAAAATGGTTTTGCTCTGTTAGAGGTTGATGATATTCATGACATTAATAGGTTGGAGAAGGAAGACCCGGTTGGTGTGGGTGTTGGGGGTGGGTCGGCTAGTGATGTTGGTACTAATGTTAATCCGCCGGAGGTGGCGAATGTCTCGGTTGGAACCACTAGAGTAGAGAGGGAAGGTATGGAAGGTGTTGTATCCCAGAAGTCGGACCAAGCTTTTGCTGTGGCTTACAATGATTATGTGGATGTGTCTAAATTCCCTACCCCTCATGTGATGCATGTGGCTAACATTTTCAAAGAAAAGTTGGGTTCGGTTAGATTTGGGGCAGACCGTGAGGATGGGCGGGTGTTGGCTAAGTTGGGAGGTGCCCATGCCCTTAGTAAACCCAAGTTGGTTGGTCCTAAAGGAGTGCCTCGGCCACCGGTGTTCGGTCGGAGTTTCGACAAGTTGAGTGGGTCCAAGAGGAAGCATGGTACCGGGAAGACAACTCGGAAAAATGAGTTTGTTGGAGAAAGTCAAGGACAAACTTGTATCCTTGTGGTGGATAAAACAGGGGTCCCGAATGTCTTTGGCGCAGCTAGTGGAGTCAATCAAAGTGAAAATTCAGTAGGAGGGGAAGAGGGTGAAGACTCTAGTAAAAGACATCGAATTGACATGAGCACTCTGAGATCGATAGAGGGATCTTTTGGGTCGGGAAATAGGGGCCCCGAGCCCCTATTGGTGGGTGACAAGATTGTGGTCACAGATGAGAGGCGGGGGAGGGTGACGGAGTCGGCCCCTGCTCGGTTGGTAGTCTCTGGTGGAGAGACGGAGTCTCTAATGTCTGATGCTCGAATTATCGAAAAGGAGATGAGTACCAATGCTGGGATCGGCCCGCTTGTGCGGGATTTTTCTTTGGCCGAGGAGGCGGGCCTTATCATGCCCCCCAAATCCCCATGA
- the LOC115706625 gene encoding ABC transporter G family member 47-like isoform X2, whose translation MGALWRCKIFHRIPIWWRWYYWGCPIAWSLYGLVVSQYGDVKEEMDNGESVEEFVRRYYGFIQPTFHFTSRNLQRGLLALQNLFFFSPLTSCCQ comes from the exons ATGGGTGCTCTTTGGAGATGTAAAATTTTTCAT AGGATTCCGATATGGTGGAGATGGTACTACTGGGGGTGTCCGATAGCGTGGAGCTTGTACGGATTGGTGGTATCGCAGTATGGTGATGTAAAGGAAGAAATGGACAATGGTGAGAGTGTAGAAGAATTTGTGAGACGTTACTATGG GTTTATTCAACCAACTTTCCATTTCACATCAAGAAATTTGCAAAGAGGTTTGCTTGCATTGCaaaatctgttttttttttctcccctTACTTCATGTTGCCAGTGA
- the LOC115706625 gene encoding ABC transporter G family member 53-like isoform X1, with protein sequence MGALWRCKIFHRIPIWWRWYYWGCPIAWSLYGLVVSQYGDVKEEMDNGESVEEFVRRYYGYDREFLPVVAIVNVAFTVTFAFIFVLSLKAFNFERR encoded by the exons ATGGGTGCTCTTTGGAGATGTAAAATTTTTCAT AGGATTCCGATATGGTGGAGATGGTACTACTGGGGGTGTCCGATAGCGTGGAGCTTGTACGGATTGGTGGTATCGCAGTATGGTGATGTAAAGGAAGAAATGGACAATGGTGAGAGTGTAGAAGAATTTGTGAGACGTTACTATGGGTATGATCGAGAATTTCTTCCTGTGGTTGCTATCGTCAATGTGGCTTTCACTGTCACCTTCGCCTTCATCTTTGTCCTTTCCCTTAAGGCATTCAATTTTGAGAGGAGATAA